In Mycolicibacterium alvei, a single window of DNA contains:
- a CDS encoding carboxylesterase/lipase family protein has translation MHERTVRAKISTGLVEGFTRDGVHRWRSIPYAKPPVGPLRLRAPEPAEPWPGVRYCHGFGYCAPQQRRYTLIGVGKHQPMSEDCLTLNVVAPEEPNSDGPLPVMFFVHGGGYIMGSSATPVYDGAALARRGCVFISVNYRLGMLGCVELSSLSTPEHPIDDNLFLRDLVLALRWVRDNAAVFGGDPDNVTIFGESAGAHAVATLLAVPEAEGLFARVISESPASGMVSSADAAAGIADQLAELVSPGGGSAAAALMAARPADLGRALEGLIMRGQTDMPGAFPVGPTFGTEYLPTDPVTAMAEGSAHRLPLIVGNNADEGRLFTRFLPLLPTNEPMIEKLFARSDPEDRRRIVAAYPDYPSSAACVRLGGDFAFASATWQIAEAHSRHAPTYVYRYDYAPRTLHWAGLGATHAMELLAVFDSYHTTYGALLTAVGDRESARKVSREVQRRWRDFSRTGDPGPGWPAYDTDKRAVFVFDRRPRVEYDPRAVRRRAWEGFTLAER, from the coding sequence ATGCACGAACGGACTGTCCGGGCAAAGATCAGCACTGGCCTCGTCGAGGGGTTCACGCGCGACGGCGTACACCGTTGGCGTTCCATCCCTTACGCCAAACCGCCGGTCGGGCCGTTGCGTCTGCGGGCACCCGAGCCCGCCGAGCCGTGGCCGGGCGTGCGCTACTGCCACGGGTTCGGTTACTGCGCGCCCCAGCAACGTCGTTACACGCTCATCGGCGTGGGTAAGCACCAGCCGATGAGCGAGGACTGTCTGACTCTCAACGTGGTGGCGCCGGAAGAACCGAACTCCGACGGCCCACTGCCGGTGATGTTCTTCGTGCACGGCGGTGGCTACATCATGGGCAGCTCGGCCACACCGGTCTATGACGGTGCCGCGCTGGCTCGCCGCGGGTGTGTGTTCATCTCGGTCAACTACCGGCTCGGCATGCTCGGGTGCGTCGAACTCTCGTCGCTGTCGACGCCGGAACATCCGATCGACGACAACCTGTTCCTGCGGGATCTCGTGTTGGCTTTGCGCTGGGTACGCGACAACGCCGCGGTGTTCGGTGGGGACCCCGACAACGTGACGATCTTCGGGGAGAGTGCCGGTGCGCACGCGGTCGCGACCCTGCTCGCGGTCCCCGAGGCCGAAGGGCTGTTCGCCCGGGTGATCTCCGAGAGCCCGGCCAGCGGGATGGTCAGCTCCGCCGATGCGGCCGCCGGGATCGCGGATCAGCTCGCCGAATTGGTCAGTCCCGGTGGGGGATCGGCAGCCGCTGCGCTGATGGCCGCCCGCCCCGCCGACCTGGGGCGGGCGCTGGAAGGGCTGATCATGCGCGGTCAGACGGACATGCCGGGCGCCTTTCCGGTCGGCCCGACGTTCGGTACCGAGTACCTGCCCACCGATCCGGTGACGGCGATGGCTGAAGGCAGCGCACACCGGCTTCCGTTGATCGTCGGCAACAATGCCGACGAGGGGCGCCTGTTCACCCGCTTCCTGCCGCTGCTGCCGACCAATGAGCCGATGATCGAAAAACTGTTCGCCCGTAGCGATCCCGAGGACCGCCGGCGGATCGTTGCGGCCTACCCGGACTATCCGAGCAGTGCGGCCTGTGTCCGCCTCGGTGGCGACTTCGCGTTCGCCTCGGCCACCTGGCAGATCGCCGAGGCCCACAGCCGGCACGCGCCCACCTATGTGTACCGCTACGACTATGCGCCCCGGACCCTGCACTGGGCGGGGCTGGGGGCGACACACGCCATGGAGTTGCTGGCGGTGTTCGACTCGTACCACACGACGTACGGCGCGCTGCTGACCGCGGTGGGCGACCGGGAGTCGGCCCGGAAGGTCAGCCGCGAGGTGCAGCGGCGGTGGCGTGATTTCAGCCGGACCGGTGACCCGGGGCCCGGCTGGCCTGCCTATGACACAGATAAGCGGGCGGTGTTCGTATTCGACCGCCGGCCACGCGTCGAATACGACCCCCGGGCGGTGCGGCGGCGGGCCTGGGAAGGGTTCACCCTCGCCGAGCGCTGA
- a CDS encoding primary-amine oxidase: MDYPLDPLSADEFRAVAAILRREHGVGEGWRIASVELLEPSKAELAAFDRGAAPPARRAAVICLDRSANATYKGVVSLTGDRVENFDHVPGVQANFTVDEFVECDEVLRRHPDVIAALARRGITDLDNVFMDTWTYGDAVAPPEYRDRRIGWSDTWYKQAAGANPYAHPVSGLHCVIDINTMAVLRVEDDGSSEKPDVMGEYVPHHIPEWIRSASRREPLKPLGIIQPDGPSFTLDGNLLRWQNWSLRVGFNHREGMTLHTVRYRDGEVNRSVAHRMSFAEMVVPYRDSSVDHYRRTAFDIGEWGLGFMTTSLELGCDCLGEIRYLDAVLHNSAGEPYTITNAICIHEEDNAVLWKHVDHDAGAEVRRMRRLTLSFHVTVANYEYLVYWRLYQDGNIECEVRATGIMVTTPFPAGSTPKNGTLVDERTYAPFHQHFLIARLDLDVDGTDNTVYMTESYAEPISPDNPYGLSLVVRNQALRTEQEGKQDVNFATQRAWKVVNTNVVNGLGTHPSYKLVPTGAIPAMFDPSSPAVQRANVITHTLWVTPNQPDERWPAGEFVNQSVADTGLGEWTKADRSIDNTDVVLWYVFGIHHITRPEDWPVMPVDVVSFWLKPFGYFDRNPALDVTASPPDSCAHGHARAAHH, translated from the coding sequence GTGGACTACCCCCTGGATCCGCTGTCCGCCGACGAGTTTCGCGCGGTGGCAGCGATACTGCGCCGTGAGCACGGGGTCGGGGAGGGCTGGCGGATTGCCTCGGTAGAACTCCTCGAGCCGTCCAAGGCCGAACTGGCCGCCTTCGACCGGGGTGCTGCGCCGCCGGCCCGCCGGGCCGCCGTCATCTGCCTGGACCGATCGGCCAACGCCACCTACAAGGGCGTGGTGTCGTTGACCGGCGACCGGGTCGAGAACTTCGATCATGTACCGGGCGTCCAGGCCAATTTCACCGTCGACGAGTTCGTCGAATGCGATGAGGTGCTGCGCCGGCATCCCGACGTGATCGCCGCACTGGCCAGACGCGGCATCACCGACCTGGACAACGTGTTCATGGACACCTGGACCTACGGTGACGCGGTTGCGCCGCCCGAATATCGCGACCGGCGGATCGGCTGGTCGGACACCTGGTACAAGCAGGCCGCCGGTGCCAATCCGTACGCCCACCCGGTCAGCGGTCTGCATTGCGTGATCGACATCAACACCATGGCGGTGCTGCGTGTCGAAGACGACGGCAGTTCCGAAAAGCCGGACGTGATGGGCGAATACGTACCGCACCACATCCCGGAGTGGATCCGGTCGGCGTCGCGGCGGGAGCCGCTGAAACCGCTGGGCATCATCCAGCCCGACGGTCCGTCGTTCACCTTGGACGGCAATCTGCTGCGGTGGCAGAATTGGTCGCTGCGGGTCGGGTTCAACCACCGCGAGGGCATGACGCTGCACACCGTCCGGTACCGCGACGGTGAGGTGAATCGCTCTGTGGCCCACCGGATGTCGTTTGCCGAGATGGTGGTGCCCTATCGGGATTCCTCGGTCGATCACTACCGGCGGACCGCGTTCGACATCGGCGAGTGGGGCCTGGGCTTCATGACCACCTCGCTGGAGTTGGGCTGCGACTGCCTCGGTGAGATCCGTTATCTGGACGCGGTGCTGCACAACAGCGCCGGCGAGCCGTACACCATCACCAACGCGATCTGCATCCACGAGGAAGACAACGCCGTGCTGTGGAAGCACGTCGACCACGACGCCGGGGCCGAGGTGCGCCGGATGCGCAGGCTCACATTGTCATTCCACGTAACCGTCGCCAATTACGAATATCTGGTGTACTGGCGGCTCTACCAGGACGGCAACATCGAGTGCGAGGTCCGCGCCACCGGGATCATGGTCACCACACCGTTCCCGGCCGGGTCGACGCCGAAGAACGGCACGCTCGTCGACGAGCGCACCTACGCACCGTTTCATCAGCACTTCCTGATCGCCCGCTTGGACCTGGACGTCGACGGCACCGACAACACGGTGTACATGACCGAGTCGTACGCGGAACCGATCAGTCCGGACAATCCGTACGGCCTGTCGCTGGTGGTGCGCAATCAGGCGCTGCGCACCGAACAGGAGGGCAAGCAGGACGTCAACTTCGCCACCCAGCGGGCCTGGAAGGTGGTCAACACCAACGTCGTCAACGGACTGGGGACGCACCCGTCCTACAAGCTGGTGCCCACCGGAGCGATCCCGGCGATGTTCGACCCGTCCTCGCCGGCGGTGCAACGCGCCAACGTCATCACCCACACGCTGTGGGTGACTCCGAATCAGCCCGACGAACGCTGGCCGGCGGGGGAGTTCGTCAACCAGTCGGTGGCCGATACCGGGTTGGGCGAGTGGACGAAGGCCGACCGGTCGATCGACAACACCGATGTGGTGCTCTGGTACGTGTTCGGTATCCACCACATCACCCGCCCGGAGGATTGGCCGGTGATGCCGGTGGACGTGGTGTCGTTCTGGCTCAAGCCTTTCGGGTACTTCGACCGCAACCCGGCGCTGGACGTGACGGCTTCCCCGCCGGACTCCTGCGCGCACGGTCATGCCAGAGCAGCGCACCATTAG
- a CDS encoding DUF7064 domain-containing protein — MQPTQTAVLDRPEDLTCDWLAAALGAGPVSGFSFERIGTGQMSECYRVVVEYAAGTTGPASVVLKVAATDPSSRQTGLALGLYEREVRFYTDIAPALVPGPVAPCYHAAIDVQTGAFDLLLGDAVPAVVGDEIRGATAEQAAVALTELGRMHASKPGAEALDRAEWLNREAPVNQALIAGLYAAFVDRYAGLITPEQRHVCDRLVESFDAYLADEGAPARPQGLVHGDYRLDNMLFGDSGAERALTVVDWQTVTKGPAFTDVAYFIGCALPVEQRRTHYDELLTAYHRALGTDSAPTLDQVRDGVRRQSFFGVMMAIISSMLVERTERGDAMFMTMLDRHCSHVLDTGALDILAPPVIPEPLVPAAEDDYPHTPTDEELWNESWYFDFTDAAAGFGGWVRLGLIPNQETAWVNVLFCGPGMPTVALNDFHAAPAEPASITGEGVELSLQPLEPLKVYRVTASGTGQAHDDPAALLRGETGTPVAVTMDLTWTTVGTPYQYRITPRYEIPCTVSGTVTIGEQTFDIAGVAGQRDHSWGVRDWWSMNWVWSALHLDDGTHLHGVDIRIPGIPPVGIGYSQRAGEPLVELHSVTADYTLGADDLPVSTTLTLQPGDIEATIDIVGHAPVLLVAADGRVSQFPRAWAKVRTADGRAGIGWLEWNRNLG, encoded by the coding sequence GTGCAACCGACTCAGACCGCTGTCCTGGACCGCCCCGAAGACCTGACCTGCGACTGGCTGGCCGCTGCCCTCGGCGCCGGTCCGGTCAGCGGATTCAGTTTCGAGCGGATCGGCACCGGGCAGATGAGCGAGTGCTACCGGGTCGTCGTGGAGTACGCGGCGGGCACGACGGGGCCGGCGTCGGTGGTGCTGAAGGTGGCTGCCACCGATCCCAGCAGCCGCCAGACCGGGTTGGCTCTCGGACTCTACGAGCGTGAGGTGCGGTTCTACACCGACATCGCGCCCGCTCTCGTCCCCGGGCCGGTGGCGCCGTGCTACCACGCCGCGATCGACGTGCAGACCGGTGCCTTCGACCTGTTGCTCGGCGATGCCGTGCCCGCCGTGGTGGGGGACGAGATCCGCGGCGCGACAGCCGAACAGGCCGCCGTCGCGCTCACCGAACTGGGCCGCATGCACGCGTCGAAGCCCGGAGCCGAGGCGCTCGACCGCGCCGAATGGCTCAACCGGGAGGCGCCGGTCAACCAGGCGCTGATCGCGGGCCTGTACGCGGCGTTCGTCGACCGATACGCGGGCCTGATCACGCCGGAACAGCGCCACGTGTGTGACCGGCTCGTCGAGAGCTTCGACGCCTACCTGGCCGACGAGGGCGCGCCCGCGCGGCCCCAGGGGCTGGTGCACGGTGACTACCGGCTCGACAACATGCTGTTCGGCGACTCCGGTGCCGAGCGGGCTCTGACGGTGGTCGACTGGCAGACCGTCACGAAGGGGCCGGCGTTCACCGACGTCGCCTACTTCATCGGCTGCGCCCTACCCGTCGAGCAGCGCCGCACGCACTACGACGAGCTGTTGACGGCGTATCACCGGGCGCTCGGCACGGACTCGGCGCCCACGCTCGACCAGGTGCGCGACGGCGTGCGTCGGCAGAGCTTCTTCGGGGTGATGATGGCGATCATCTCCTCGATGCTGGTGGAACGTACCGAACGCGGTGATGCGATGTTCATGACGATGCTCGACCGGCACTGCAGTCACGTGCTGGATACCGGAGCGCTGGATATCCTTGCACCACCGGTGATTCCGGAGCCACTGGTACCCGCGGCCGAGGACGACTACCCGCACACCCCGACCGATGAAGAACTGTGGAACGAGAGCTGGTACTTCGACTTCACCGATGCCGCAGCAGGTTTCGGTGGCTGGGTCCGACTGGGCCTGATCCCCAACCAGGAAACCGCATGGGTCAACGTGCTGTTCTGCGGTCCGGGAATGCCGACCGTGGCGCTCAACGACTTTCATGCCGCACCCGCCGAACCCGCATCGATCACGGGTGAGGGCGTCGAACTGAGCCTGCAACCGCTCGAACCGCTGAAGGTCTACCGGGTGACCGCTTCGGGTACCGGCCAGGCCCATGACGATCCGGCGGCGTTGCTGCGCGGTGAGACGGGCACGCCGGTGGCGGTGACCATGGACCTGACCTGGACCACGGTCGGAACTCCATACCAGTACCGGATCACGCCCCGCTATGAGATTCCGTGCACGGTCTCGGGCACGGTGACCATCGGTGAGCAGACCTTCGACATCGCCGGTGTGGCAGGCCAGCGCGACCACTCGTGGGGTGTGCGGGACTGGTGGTCGATGAACTGGGTGTGGAGTGCCCTCCATCTCGACGACGGCACCCACCTGCACGGCGTCGACATCCGGATTCCCGGGATACCGCCTGTCGGTATCGGCTATTCGCAGCGTGCGGGTGAACCGCTTGTCGAGTTGCATTCGGTGACTGCGGATTACACGCTCGGTGCCGATGACCTGCCGGTGTCTACAACGCTGACGCTGCAACCCGGTGACATCGAGGCGACCATCGACATCGTCGGCCACGCGCCGGTGCTGTTGGTCGCTGCGGATGGCCGGGTGAGTCAGTTCCCGCGGGCCTGGGCGAAGGTGCGGACCGCCGACGGGCGCGCCGGTATCGGCTGGCTGGAATGGAACCGCAACCTGGGGTAG
- a CDS encoding DUF167 domain-containing protein, whose translation MSENVTVRVKPGSRKGPLVEVGDDGALTIYVQERAVDGKANDAVTKLLAQHLGVPRSRVELISGATARLKRFRIM comes from the coding sequence ATGAGCGAGAACGTCACAGTCCGCGTCAAGCCCGGCAGCCGTAAAGGCCCGCTGGTCGAGGTCGGCGACGACGGTGCGCTCACCATCTACGTTCAGGAACGCGCCGTCGACGGCAAGGCCAATGACGCCGTCACCAAATTGCTTGCCCAACATCTGGGTGTGCCGCGCAGCCGCGTGGAGTTGATCTCCGGAGCGACTGCGCGGCTCAAGCGTTTTCGCATCATGTGA